Proteins encoded within one genomic window of Bradyrhizobium sp. CB1717:
- a CDS encoding GNAT family N-acetyltransferase yields the protein MILPDGYSDVPTGKIAAVVTHLEMTAPPARRADPPGSWSLRKADAPAPDWYRDLYRRVGEEWLWFSRARMSDTELAAIIHAPGNELYALAVDGRDEGLLELDFRQPGQCELVYFGVTAKLIGTGAARFLMNRALEIAWSRDVRRVWVHTCTFDHPSAVAFYQRSGFRPFRRQIEIADDPRLDGTAPRDAARHVPIIE from the coding sequence ATGATCCTCCCCGACGGCTATTCCGACGTCCCCACCGGCAAGATCGCCGCCGTCGTCACTCATCTCGAGATGACCGCGCCTCCCGCGCGCCGCGCCGATCCGCCCGGCAGCTGGTCCCTGCGCAAGGCCGACGCCCCCGCGCCCGACTGGTACCGCGACCTCTACCGCCGCGTCGGCGAGGAGTGGCTATGGTTCTCGCGCGCCCGCATGAGCGACACGGAGCTCGCCGCAATCATCCACGCGCCGGGAAACGAACTCTACGCTCTGGCCGTGGACGGCCGCGACGAAGGCCTGCTGGAGCTGGATTTCCGTCAGCCCGGCCAATGCGAGCTGGTCTATTTCGGCGTCACCGCGAAACTGATCGGCACCGGCGCCGCCCGCTTCCTGATGAACCGCGCGCTGGAGATTGCCTGGTCCCGCGACGTCCGCCGCGTCTGGGTGCACACCTGCACCTTCGACCACCCCTCCGCCGTCGCCTTCTACCAGCGCTCCGGCTTCCGCCCCTTCCGCCGCCAGATCGAGATCGCGGATGATCCGCGCCTCGATGGCACCGCGCCGCGGGATGCGGCGAGGCACGTGCCGATCATCGAATAG
- the glpK gene encoding glycerol kinase GlpK, with protein MSFVLAIDQGTTSSRAIVFRGDISIAAKAQAEFPQHFPASGWVEHEPEDIWTSTVMVCREAIEHAGISAKDIAAIGITNQRETTVVWDRATGQAVHRAIVWQDRRTADICAKLKHDGYEPVISQKTGLIIDPYFSGTKVAWILDHVPGARARAARGELMFGTIDCYLLWRLTGGKVHATDATNASRTLLFNIHTGQWDDELLEIIGVPRSMLPEVKDSSARFGESTPDLFGGAIAISGIAGDQQAATIGQACFRPGMMKSTYGTGCFALLNTGTTPVVSRNKLLTTVAYQLDGKRTYALEGSIFVAGSAVQWLRDGLGIIKHAAETGPLADQSDSMQSVYLVPAFVGMGAPYWNPRVRGALFGLTRNTGPAELAHAALESVCYQTFDLWAAMRADWPSSETASVVLRVDGGMTASDWTMQRLADLLNAPVDRPVIQETTALGAAYLAGLNAGVYPEPTKFADNWRLEHRFKPNMSEATRERKLAGWARAVKGVLASDEGEG; from the coding sequence ATGTCTTTCGTCCTCGCCATCGATCAGGGCACCACCTCCTCGCGCGCGATCGTGTTTCGCGGCGACATTTCCATTGCGGCGAAGGCGCAGGCCGAGTTTCCGCAGCACTTTCCGGCCTCGGGCTGGGTCGAGCACGAGCCGGAGGACATCTGGACCTCGACCGTGATGGTGTGCCGCGAGGCGATCGAGCACGCCGGCATCAGCGCAAAGGACATCGCCGCGATCGGCATCACCAACCAGCGCGAGACCACCGTGGTGTGGGACCGCGCCACGGGCCAAGCCGTGCACCGCGCTATCGTCTGGCAGGACCGCCGCACCGCCGACATCTGCGCCAAGCTGAAGCACGACGGCTACGAGCCCGTGATCTCGCAGAAGACCGGCCTGATCATCGATCCCTATTTCTCCGGCACCAAGGTCGCCTGGATCCTCGACCACGTTCCCGGCGCCCGCGCCCGCGCCGCGCGCGGCGAGCTGATGTTCGGCACCATCGACTGCTATCTGCTCTGGCGCCTCACCGGCGGCAAGGTGCACGCCACCGACGCCACCAACGCTTCGCGCACGCTGCTGTTCAACATCCACACCGGCCAGTGGGACGACGAGCTGCTGGAGATCATCGGCGTGCCGCGCTCGATGCTTCCCGAGGTGAAGGATTCTTCGGCCCGCTTCGGCGAGAGCACGCCGGACCTGTTCGGCGGCGCCATCGCGATCTCCGGCATCGCCGGCGACCAGCAGGCTGCCACCATCGGCCAGGCCTGCTTCCGTCCGGGCATGATGAAGTCCACCTACGGCACCGGTTGCTTTGCCCTGCTCAACACCGGCACGACTCCCGTTGTCTCCAGGAACAAGCTGCTCACCACCGTCGCCTACCAGCTCGACGGAAAACGCACCTACGCGCTGGAAGGCTCGATCTTCGTCGCTGGCAGCGCGGTGCAATGGCTGCGCGACGGCCTCGGCATCATCAAGCACGCCGCCGAGACCGGACCGCTTGCCGATCAGTCCGACTCCATGCAGAGCGTCTATCTCGTCCCCGCCTTCGTCGGCATGGGCGCGCCCTACTGGAATCCGCGCGTGCGCGGCGCGCTGTTCGGCCTGACCCGCAACACCGGCCCCGCCGAGCTGGCCCATGCCGCGCTGGAGAGTGTTTGTTACCAGACTTTCGACCTCTGGGCCGCGATGCGCGCGGACTGGCCGAGCTCGGAAACCGCCAGCGTCGTGCTCCGCGTCGACGGCGGCATGACCGCCTCCGACTGGACCATGCAGCGCCTCGCCGATCTCCTCAACGCACCGGTCGACCGCCCCGTGATCCAGGAGACCACGGCGCTCGGCGCCGCCTATCTCGCCGGCCTCAACGCCGGCGTCTATCCCGAGCCGACCAAATTCGCCGACAACTGGCGCCTCGAGCACCGCTTCAAGCCGAACATGAGCGAGGCAACGCGCGAGCGAAAGCTCGCGGGATGGGCAAGGGCGGTGAAGGGCGTGCTCGCGAGCGACGAGGGGGAGGGGTAG
- a CDS encoding endonuclease domain-containing protein yields MQMVSTSIRRAAAKKLRANTTPHERILWRALKELPMDGSHFRRQAPIGPYVVDFFCPAGRLIIELDGGHHNEDDTAERDRTRQQWLENEGYRVIRFWNSEITADLTAVLERNYVELYGSREAVTAPLKHRRT; encoded by the coding sequence ATGCAAATGGTCTCGACATCAATCCGACGCGCGGCCGCAAAGAAGCTGAGAGCGAACACAACGCCTCACGAGCGGATATTGTGGCGGGCGCTCAAAGAACTTCCCATGGACGGATCGCACTTCCGGCGGCAGGCGCCAATCGGACCCTACGTCGTCGACTTCTTCTGCCCAGCCGGGCGCCTCATCATCGAGCTCGATGGCGGACATCACAACGAAGACGACACGGCGGAGCGTGACCGCACCAGGCAGCAATGGCTGGAGAACGAAGGCTATCGCGTCATCCGCTTCTGGAATTCGGAGATCACAGCCGACCTGACCGCCGTCCTCGAACGTAACTATGTCGAGCTGTACGGATCGCGCGAGGCGGTGACCGCACCCTTGAAGCACCGCCGAACATAG
- a CDS encoding SDR family oxidoreductase has product MKNTPFDLTGKVAVVTGSSRGIGRSSAELLAKLGAKVVVSSRKADACKEVADGINAAGGDAIVIPCNIARKNEVEALIAGSTKHYGKIDILVCNAAVNPYYGPLLDITDEAFDKIMGSNVKSNIWLSALAIPQMAERGNGSVIIISSIGGLRGSTVIGAYGISKAADFALCRSLAGEWGPKGVRVNCIAPGLVKTDFARALWEDEAMLKRRTATTPLRRIGEPDEIAGAVAYLASDASSFMTGQTIVIDGGVTTAAV; this is encoded by the coding sequence ATGAAAAACACCCCGTTCGATCTCACCGGCAAGGTCGCCGTCGTCACCGGCTCCAGCCGCGGCATCGGCCGCTCCTCGGCGGAGTTGCTGGCAAAGCTCGGCGCAAAGGTCGTGGTCTCCTCGCGCAAGGCCGACGCCTGCAAGGAGGTCGCCGACGGCATCAATGCAGCCGGCGGTGACGCCATCGTCATCCCCTGCAACATCGCGCGCAAGAACGAGGTCGAGGCGCTGATCGCAGGCAGCACCAAGCACTATGGCAAGATCGACATCCTCGTCTGCAACGCCGCGGTCAATCCGTACTACGGCCCGCTGCTCGACATCACCGACGAGGCCTTCGACAAGATCATGGGCTCGAACGTGAAGAGCAACATCTGGCTCTCCGCGCTCGCGATCCCGCAAATGGCCGAGCGCGGCAACGGCTCGGTGATCATCATCTCCTCGATCGGGGGCTTGCGCGGCTCCACCGTCATCGGCGCCTACGGCATCTCCAAGGCCGCCGATTTCGCGCTGTGCCGCAGTCTCGCCGGCGAATGGGGCCCCAAAGGCGTCCGCGTCAACTGCATCGCGCCCGGCCTCGTCAAAACCGATTTCGCCCGCGCGCTTTGGGAAGACGAAGCCATGCTCAAGCGCCGCACCGCCACCACGCCGCTGCGCCGCATCGGCGAACCCGACGAAATCGCAGGCGCAGTGGCCTATCTTGCTTCGGACGCCTCGAGCTTCATGACCGGCCAGACCATCGTCATCGACGGCGGCGTGACCACGGCGGCGGTGTAG